GCCTATTCTCACTGTCGAACGGTTCACCACCGAGTCCGAGGCCATCGGCCTCGGCAACGACACGCAGTACGGTCTCGCCGCCGGGGTGCGCACCTCGGACTCCGCGCGGGGCGAACGTGTGGTGCGGCAACTGCGGCACGGCACGGTGTGGCTCAACGACTTCGGCTACTACACCGCCGCCGCGGAGTGGGGTGGCTTCGGCAGGTCGGGTAACGGCCGCGAACTCGGACCGACCGGTCTCGCGGAATACCAAGAGCTCAAGCACATCTGGCACAACACCGCGCCGGCTCCTGCGGGTTGGTTCAAGGGATAGACACCATGGTGATCAAACAGCCCCACGCGGACAGCGGTCTGGAGGACTTCGGGTACCGCGAATCGCTGGACCGTAGCATCGGCAAGTTCGCGAGCTTCGCCGCCGGCGTCAGCTACATCTCGATCCTGACGGGCACCTTCCAGCTGTTCTACTTCGGCTTCGGCACCGCCGGTCCGGCGTACCTGTGGTCCTGGCCGATGGTGTTCGTCGGGCAGATGGCCGTCGCGCTGTGTTTCATGGAACTGGCCGCCAAATACCCTGTGGCGGGCTCGGTTTACAACTGGAGCAAGAAGCTGGCCAGCCGCCTGGTCGGCTGGACGTCGGGATGGTTGATGCTCACCGCGTCGATCGTGACGATCTCCGCGGTCGCGCTGGCCTACCAGCTGAACCTGCCGCGGCTGTGGAGCGGATTTCAGATCATCGGCGACGGCAGCGGCACCTACGACTACGCCGCCAACGCCGTGCTGCTCGGCTCGATCCTGATCGTGTTCACCACACTGGTCAACGCCCTCGGTGTGCGCCTGATGGCCAGGATCAACTCCAGCGGGGTGTTCATCGAGCTGATCGCCGCGGTGCTGATCGTCGTGCTGCTGGCGGTCAACGCGCAGAACAGTCCCGACATCTTCTTCTCCACCAACGGTTACGGCGCCGGCGAGAGCATGGGTTTCCTCGGGGCCTTCCTGATCGCGTCGCTGGCATCGGGTTACGTGATGTACGGCTTCGACACCGCCAGCTCGCTGGGCGAGGAGACCGTCGAGCCACGCCGCACCGCCCCTAAGGCGATCGCCAGGGCGATCCTGGCGTCGTTCGTGATCGGCGGCGGCATCCTGGTTTTCGCGGTGATGGCCGCGCCCAACCTGCAGGACCCGCAACTCGGTGAGAGCAGCGGCGGGCTGCAGTACATCGTCGAACAGGTGATGTGGGGACCGCTGGGCAAGATCTTCCTGGCGTGCATCGTGGTCGCGGTGACCGTGTGCTGCCTGGCCGTGCACACCGCGGCGATCCGTCTGACGTTCGCGATGGCCCGCGACAACGCGCTGCCCTTCGGCGAGAAGCTGGCCACCGTGCACCCCAAGACGCAGACGCCGATCGTGCCCGCCGTCACCATCGGCGTCATCGCGATCATCATCCTGGTCATCAACATCGGCCAGCCCAAGATCTTCACGGTGCTGACGTCGATCGCGATCATCATGATCTATCTGGCCTACCTGATGGTCACCGGCCCGATGCTCAAGAAGCGGCTCAAGGGGGAGTGGCCGCCGAAAGACCTCAAGGAGGGCGGCTATTTCACGATGGGACGCTGGGGGCTGCTGGTCAACATCGTCGCCGTGGTGTGGGGCATCGGGATGGCGCTGAACCTGGCGTGGCCCCGCTCGGCGGTCTACGGCGATCCTTGGTACAACACCTGGGGCGCGTTCGTCTACATCGGGGTGATCGCCGGCGCCGGCCTGCTGTGGTACGCCGTCAAGGGCCGGCACCACATCGGCTGCCTCGAATCACACGCCGCAGCAAGCAAATCCGAGGCGGTGGAGCAGGCCTGATGACATCCGAGGCAGCGCAGGCGGGGGTCTTCGACTACGTCATCGCCGGCGGTGGCACCGCGGGATGCGTGCTGGCCGCCCGGCTCTCGGAGGACCCCGACGTCACGGTGTGCCTGCTCGAGGCGGGGCCCTCCGACGTCGACGACGACGACATCCTCGTGCTGTCCGAGTGGATGCACCTGCTCGACTCCGGCTACGACTGGGACTATCCCATCGAACCGCAGGAACGGGGCAACTCGTTCATGCGCCACGCCCGGGCCAAGGTGCTCGGCGGGTGCTCGTCGCACAATTCCTGCATCGCGTTCTGGCCGCCCGCCGAGGCGCTCGACGAGTGGGTGACCATGGGGGCGACCGGGTGGGGCGCCGATGAGGTGCTGCCGCTGACCCGCAAGGTCACCGAAACCGTTCTGCTGCGCGATGTTCCACCGCGCGACCCGTGCGGAGCGGCGGTACTGGAGGCCGCCGCGATGGTCGGCCTGCCGACCGTGGCGTTCAACCGCGGCGAGACCGTGCGCAACGGCGCGGGCTGGTTTCAGATCAACGCGTCCGAGGACGGCCTGCGGAATTCGACGTCGCGCGCGTACCTGCACCCGATCCTGGGCACCCGCGCCAACCTCGAGGTGCGCACCAAGTGCTGGGTCGCCGAGATCCTGTTCGACGACGCCCGCGCCGCCACCGGCGTCCGCTACCAGCGACCGGACCTCACCGGCTATGACGTCGTCACCGCGCGGCGCGAGGTGATCGTCACCGCCGGCGCCATCGACACCCCGAAACTGTTGATGCTCTCCGGAATCGGGCCCGCCGAGCACCTGCGCGAGTTCGGCATCGCCGTGCGCGTCGACTCACCCGGCGTCGGCGCCAACCTCGACGACCACGTCGAGGGCCTGGTGTTCTGGGAAGCTGCGCAACCGATGGTCACGACCTCGACCCAGTGGTGGGAGATCGGGCTGTTCACCTGTGTCGACTCGGTTTCCGGCGGGATCACGCAGCCGGACCTGATGATGCACTACGGCAGCGTGCCGTTCGACATGAACACGCTGCGGCACGGCTACCCGACCACCGACAACGGTTTCTGCCTGACCCCCAACGTGACTCAGGGACGTTCCCGGGGAACCGTGCGGCTGCGCACCCGCGACTTCCGCGACCGCGCCCGGGTGGACCCGCGGTACTTCACCGACCCCGACGGCTACGACGAACGCATCATGCTGGCCGGGGTGCGCCTGGCCCGCGAGATCGCCGAACAACCCCCGCTGGCCGACTGGGTCGGCCGCGAACTGGCCCCGGGTCCGCAGGCCACCACCGACGACGAACTGCTCGACTACATTCACAAGTGCCACAACACCGTCTACCATCCGGCCGCGACCGCGCGGATGGGCGCGGTCGACGATCCGATGGCGGTGCTCGATCCGGCGTTGCGGGTCAAGGGCGTCTCGGGGCTGCGGGTGGTGGACGCGTCGGCGATGCCCAAACTGCCCGCGGTCAATCCGAACATCACCGTGATGACGATGGCGGAGAAGTGTGCCGAGCTCATCCGAACTTCGTGAGCTGACCGACTTCCTCACGCAGCACACCCCGTTTCAGGCGGTGCCCGACGACGAGCTCGCGCAGCTGGCGTCGGGCGCGCAGAGCGAGACGTACCCCGCGGGCGCGCTCGTCGCCGACTACTCGACGCGGGTGCCCGACGACGTGTGGATGGTGCGCAGCGGGCAGGTCGTGCTGCGCTCCAGCGCCGACGGCACCGTCATCGACACCGTCGACGTCGGCGGCATCTTCGGCTATCTGCCGCTGCTGACCGGCGCCGGGTCGGATTTCGACGCCCGAACGGCGGTGTCCAGCACCCTGATTCGGCTGCCGGGAGCTTTGGTGCGCGCGCAGTTCGCCAAGCCCGCCGGGCTGGCGTTCCTGGCGTCGTCGGGTTGGACGCCCGCCGCGCGGCCGACGATCACGACCGCGATCGACAACCGGCCGGTTTCCGAACTGCTGCACGGCGATCCGTTGCTCGTCGCCCCCGACGCGTCGGTGCGCGACGTCGTCATCGCCATGACCGAACGGCACGTCGGGTGCGCGCTGATCCGGCTGCCCGGCGGCGAGTTCGGCATCTTCACCGACCGCGATCTGCGCACCAAGGTGGTGGCCGCGGGCCTACCGCTCGACACCGGCATCGACCGGGTGATGAGCGCGCCGGCCCGCACCGTCACCGCCGACCTGACCGCCGACACCGTGCTGATGGAGATGCTCGAGTGCGGGCTGCGGCACATGCCGGTGGTGACCACGCGGGGCGAGGTGGTCGGCGTCGTCGAGGACGCCGACCTGCTGGCCGCCTCCGCGCGGCAGAGTTTCCTGCTGCGCCGGGCGATCGGGTCGGCGGCGAGCACGACCGAACTGGAGACGGCGGGCGCGCGGGTCACGGCGGTGGCCGCCGACCTGTTCCGCAACGGCACCAAGGCGACCGCGACCAGCGCCATCCTCTCGGTCGTCATCGACAGCCTGGTGCGCAAGGCGCTGGAGTTGGCGATCGCCGAATCGGGGCAGGTGCCGCTGACGTTCGCCTGGCTGACGCTGGGTTCGGTCGCCCGCCGTGAGGCGATGCCGTCGTCGGACGTCGACAGCGCCCTCTCCTTTGCGCCGGCCGGCGCGAGCGACCCGTTGCGCGACATCGCGGCGCGGGTGCACCGCACGCTCGACGGCTGCGGGTTGCCGTCGGACTCCAACGGGGCCGTCGCGTACCGGCCGGCGTTCGCCCGCGCGGCACCGGACTGGGCGAGTGCCGCCGAGGGCTGGCTCAAGCACCCGCTGGTCGACCGCGGGCTGATCATGTCGTCGTTGCTGATCGACGGCCGCGTCGTCTGGGGAGATCCGGCACTGCACACGGTGCCGGCGGTGTACCGCCGGTTGCGGACCGAAGGCCGGGACGCGCTGAGGCTGCAACTGCTCAACGCGCTGTCGGGCAAGGTGCGCACGCGCGGGCTGCGAGATGTGTTGTCGCGCCGCGGCGGAACGTTCGATCTGAAGAACCACGCGGTGACGCCGATCGTGAACCTCGCGCGGTGGGGCGGGTTGACCGCGGGGGTGAGCTCGGCGACGACGCCGGCCCGGCTGGCCGCCGCCGCGCAGGCCGGGTCGATCAGCGAACGCGACGCCGACACGCTGTGCGACGTGTTCGCGATGCTGCAGCGGCTGCGGATGGCCCACCAGGTCGAGCAGATCTCGTCCGGGCGCAGCCCCGGTGACGTGGTGACGATGTCGGAGCTGTCCCCGCTGAACCGCAGCCTGCTCGGTGAGGGGCTGCGCGAGATCGCGGCCGTGCGGCGGCGTGTCGGGGGGTTCGGGGTGCCGCGCGGGTAGCCGTATAGGCTGGTCAACGATGCCCAAGAGTGACGAGGACAGGCCGGCGGCCGCGGTGCAGTCCGTCGACCGGGCGCTGCTCGTGCTCGAGATCCTCGCTGAGGCCGGTCAGGCCGGGGTCACCGAGATCGCCGCTGAACTCGGTGTCCACAAGTCGACGGTGTCCCGGCTGATCGCCGCACTGGAGGCCCGCGGCTACGTCGAGCAGGTCACCGGGCGTGGCAAATACCGGCTCGGATTCTCGATCACCAGGCTGGCGCGGGCCAGCGGTGCGCACCTGGACATGGTCAAGGTCAGCCAGGACATCTGCGACGACCTCTGTGCGCAGGTCGGTGAGACCACCAACCTGGCGATCCTCGATGTGGACCGCGTCGTGAACATCGTCGAATCCATCGGCCCCGCAGAGATCACCCTGAAGACCTGGGTCGGCCAGATCTGCCCGGCGCACGCGACGTCGAGCGGCAAGGTGCTGCTCGCCGGGCTCGACGACGCCGAGATCGCCGACCGGGTGGCGCCGCGCCTGGAGACCTTCACCGCCACCACACTCGCCACGATCGAGGACCTGCGGGCCGAACTCGTGACCGTCCGTACCCGCGGCTGGGCGTCGGTCTGCGAGGAACTGGAAGTGGGGCTGAACGCGGTTGCCGCTCCGGTGCGCGACGCCGACGCCGCAGTGGTTGCCGCACTGAGTGTTTCGGGCCCCGCCTACCGGCTGGGTGAGGACAAGTTCGACGAGACCGCCAAGCTCACGACGGCCGCGGCCGACACGATCAGCCGACGCCTCGGGTGGGTCGAGCGCGGATGAGGATCAGCTCCGCGAACTGCTCGGGGCACTCCAGCGGCGTGAAATGACCGGCGTCGAACGCCGGATACACCGACACGTCGGTGAAATAGTGGCCGAGGCGGTCGCCCCATTCCGGCGGGAACAGCGGATCATGTTGCGGCCACACCACATCGGTGGGCACGTGGATCTTGATGGCCCGGTCGGGCGGCAGCTCGGTCAGTGACTGGGCGATCATGCCCGCCCCGGCGCGGTACCACGCGATCGACGCGGTGAACGCGCCGGGCAGGGCGTAGTCGGCCACCAGCCGATCCAGATCATCCTCGGCGACAGCGAAATCCGGACCCGACCAGTGAGTCCAGAAGTGGCGCAGATAGTCCCGCACCGCGTCTGCGTTGCCGTCGATGAGCTGCGCGGCCAGCGGCAGCTGATGAAACGCCTGATACCAGAACTCGCTCTGCGCCTTGGCCGTCAGCACGCGGTCGCCGGCACCGGGCAACGGCGGGGACAACACCAGCGAGCGCACCAGGTCCGGTTGCATCCGCGCGACGCTCTGGGCGACGCGGCTGCCGACGTCGTAGCCGGCGAGCACCACCTCGGACAGCTCGAGTTCCTTGATGAGCCCGATGACGCTGCCGGCCTGCGCGGTGGCGCTGTAGAAGTGCCGCACCGCGACCGCGTGTTTGTCCGAGCCGCCGAACCCGCGTAGGTCCGGCACGATGACGTCGGCGGCGTCGCTGATCAGTGGGACGAGGCGCCGGTAGTCGTGGCGGTTGCCCGGCCACCCGTGCAGCAGCAGCACCGGCGGCGCACCTCTGGTGCCGAAACGGTCGTAGGCCAGCCGGAACCCGTCGACGGGGGAGCTGCGGGACCACATCGGCCCATTCTGTCCAGTTATCAGCCGGTTTCGGGCAGGGTTGCCGAATCCGTCCGCAGGTCGCCGGTGATCACGCCGAGGATGGTGCGCCACGAATCCGACGGCCAGTTCAACACGTCGGAGTGTGCGCGGGGGCCGGCCATCGGCCTGCCGTCGTCGTAATGGCCTGTGGGCAAACGGATCACGCCGTCCATCTCGTCTGGGTCGGCGCCGTGCGGCCCGCCGGGAATGCCCTGCACGGCAGTGATCGGATCGCCCGGCGGCGTCATGGAGAACCGCAGCACATCCGGGTTCCGGTTGTGCCAGTCACCGGCGTCGTCCACGCCCACCCCGGCCCCGGCCGCCGCGACGAACAGAGTGCGGTCCGAGGTCAGCCCCTGCGTCTCGGCGGTGCCCACGATCGAGCCGCCGTAGGAGTGCCCGATCACGGTGACCGGAATCCGGCGCCCGGTGGCGTCGACCCGGCGGTCGACGTCCTCGGTGAACGCGACCAGCCGCGGAGCCATGCCCAGCGCGTACCGCGGGTCGGCGGCCGCGGCGAGCGCGGTCAGCGGGTTGTCCCCGCGCGGGAACGGCCCGCCGAGGTAGGTGATCGCCGCGACGTCGCCGCGGGTCGCAGTGACGAACCGCCGTGCAGTCGCGGTGTTGGCCGCCGACCCGGCGATCGTGGTGCCCAGCCCGGGCACCAGCACCGCGACGCTCGACGCCGACGCGAGATTGCCGTGCAACTCGACCAGCGACGCGCGGGCCGGGTCGAACGCGAGGATCTGCCGGTCGAGGCGGGCGCCTCCGCCTGCCGGGTCGTCGATCTCGGCGAGCAGGTCGCGGTAGACGCTCAGCCGGGCGGGATCTGGTTCGTCCAGTACCGCCTGGGCGATGTTGGTCCGGTTCGCCCGGGTGCGCATGTCCCACGGCACCCCGTCGGTGTTGCCGACCTGCTCGGGAAACGCGTCGATCAGGCGGTCCCGCTGCTCGGCGGTCATCGCCGCGAGCTGTGCGGCGATCGCGTCCTGGCCGGTGCTGGGCCAGCGGGCCACGACCTCGGCGCCGAACCCGTCGGGTCCTGCGTCGGGCGGGGCGAGCGCCTCCGCGAGGTCGGCGGCGGCGTCGGCGTCGGCGGCGCCGAGCCGCTGCAGCGCCGCCGTCACCTCGGCGGTCAGGGTCTGCGCCCGGGCTGCCAGCAGGTCGTCGGCCAGCGCGGGGTCCCCGCCCGACAGGGCGACGAGCAACGACGAGGGCCGGGCGGGCGGAGACACCGTCCCGTCGTCGCCGACGACGAAACCCTCGCCGACCGCGGCGTCGACCCCTGCCAGCACCGCTGCCCGCGCGTCGGCGATCTGGTCGGCGCCGTCGCGGGCGGCTGCGGCGGCCAGCACCAGCGCTCGGGCAACCGTTTCCGCTTCGGCGACAATGCTTTTCGCGTCGGCGCGGGCGGCGTCGGCGGCCTGGCCGCGCCAGAACGCGAACTCGGCGGCCAGCGTGTCGGCGTTGGCGGCGATCAGGCGGGCGGCGCGCTCCCACTCGTCGCCCAGCCCGTTCAGCGCCTCCGGACGCCAGGCGCGGGCCTGGGCGACCGTCGGCGTCGTCACCGCCGGAAACGGTCGCCGGTGCGGTGCTCGGCGTCGTCGAACGCGTCCGCGGCTGTCCGCGCCGAGGCGGCCCACGCCCGCATGTCGGCGACCACACCGGCGAGCCGGGTCGCGACGGCTGCCGTCTCGGTCACCTCGGCGGAGGCGGCGCCGGTCAGCGCGTCGGGATCAAGTGATGGCCACGGCATCTCGGCGATGCGCCCGGCCGCGCCCGTCACCCGTTCTGCGACAGTGCGCAGCTGCCGAACGTCGAGTTCAACGATTTCCCCCATGGCTCATGCTGACAGATTCGGCCGCCCCGCCGCCCCGGTTATCCACAGCGTCGGGCAACCGATCTGGGTGTTCCGGCGCGGCTTGCCCACCGCGGCAGCCCAGCAACCAGTAGTCTCGATGAGGTGCAGCGACGAATCATGGGCATCGAGACCGAATTCGGTGTCACCTGCACGTTCCATGGGCATCGTCGGCTGAGTCCCGATGAGGTGGCCCGCTACCTGTTCCGGCGGGTGGTGTCATGGGGCCGCAGTTCGAACGTGTTCCTCCGGAACGGCGCCAGGTTGTATCTGGACGTGGGCAGTCACCCCGAGTACGCCACCGCCGAGTGTGACAACCTCACGCAGCTGGTCACCCACGACCGCGCCGGCGAGCGGGTGCTCGAAGACCTGCTCATCGACGCCGAGCAGCGGCTCGCCGACGAGGGCATCGGCGGCGACATCTACCTGTTCAAGAACAACACCGACTCGGCGGGCAACTCGTACGGCTGCCACGAGAACTACCTGATCGTGCGGGCCGGCGAGTTCTCGCGGATCTCCGATGTCCTGCTGCCGTTCCTGGTCACCCGCCAGTTGATCTGCGGCGCGGGCAAGGTGCTGCAGACCCCGAAGGCGGCCACGTTCTGCCTGAGCCAGCGCGCCGAACACATCTGGGAGGGCGTCTCGAGCGCCACCACCCGGTCCCGGCCGATCATCAACACCCGCGACGAGCCGCACGCCGACGCCGAGAAGTACCGCAGGCTGCACGTCATCGTCGGTGACTCGAACATGTGCGAAGCCACCACCATGCTCAAGGTGGGCACCGCGTCGCTCGTGCTGGAGATGATCGAGGCCGGCATCGCGTTCCGCGACTTCTCGCTGGACAACCCGATCCGGGCGATCCGCGAGGTCAGCCACGATCTGACCGGCCGCCGTCCGGTGCGGTTGGCCGGCGGGCGGCAGGCCAGCGCCCTGGACATTCAGCGCGAGTACTACTCCCGCGCGGTCGAGTATCTGCAGAGCCGCGAGCCCAACACGCAGATCCAGCAGGTCGTCGACCTGTGGGGTCGCCAACTCGACGCGGTGGAGAGCCAGGACTTCGCCAAGGTCGACACCGAGATCGACTGGGTGATCAAGCGCAAGCTGTTCCAGCGCTACCAGGACCGCTACAACATGGAGCTGTCCGACCCGAAGATCAGCCAGCTGGACCTGGCGTACCACGACATCAAGCGCGGCCGCGGCGTGTTCGACCTGCTGCAGCGCAAGGGTCTGGCCACGCGGATCACCACCGACGAGGACATCGAGGCTGCGGTCAACACACCGCCGCAGACCACCCGCGCCAAACTGCGCGGCGAGTTCATCAGCGCCGCGCAGGAAGCGGGCCGCGACTTCACCGTCGACTGGGTGCACCTCAAGCTCAACGACCAGGCGCAGCGCACGGTGCTGTGCAAGGACCCGTTCCGGTCGGTCGACGAGCGGGTCAAGCGGCTCATCGCCAGCATGTAATTCTTCTTTGGCGCGAGCGCTCACTCTTGTACGGTTTGCGCTCCAGAATCTGTACAAGGATGAGCGCTCGGCACTTATCCACAGGGGCTATTGGCGATCGAGGCCCGCGGCGGCCGACAATTCCCGCATGCCGCCCGAGCTTCGAGCTGTCCTCGCAGCGCAGGGCGGCGTCGCGACCTCGGCGCAAATCCTGTCGCATCTGAGCCGGCGCGGACTGCAGCGCCTGCTGCGCACCCGCGAGCTGGTGAAGATCTTCCCCAACATCTACAGCGCGGGCGAAGCCGATCCGTGGACCCGCCTGCGCGGCCTCGACCTTCGCTGCGGCGAACCCGTCGCCGCGTGTCTGGGCACGGCCGCCGCGATGTTCGGTTTCGACACCGAAGACGTGACGGACCTGCATGTCCTCAACCCGCAGGGGTGCCTGCTGCGAGACCAGCCCGGGCTGACGGTGCACCGCCGGGACGGCGCGCCGCTGACCGTCGAGAACGGTCGGCTGCTCACCACGCCCGCCTGGACTGCGGTCGAGGTCGCGCGTGCGCTGCGACGGCCCCGTGCCCTGGCGACACTCGACGCCGCGCTTCGCAGCCTGACCTGTGACCGCGCTGAACTACGCGCGGCGGCTCTGGCGCAGGCGGGCCGGCGCGGGATCGTCACGGTGCGCGAACTCATCGAACTCGCCCGCTCCGAGGCGGAGTCGCCGATGGAGAGCGAAGCTCGGCTCGTGATGGTCGACGGCGGACTGCCCGAACCAGAGTTGCAGTACAAGATCTTCGACCGGGACGGCCGCTTGTGGCGAGTCGACTTCGCGTGGCCGGATCTGCGGGTCGTGGTGGAGTACGACGGATTCGACTGGCACAGCTCACCGGAAGATCTGCGGCGGGATCGGCAGAAGCGGGCCGCGCTCGAGGAAATCGACTGGCGGGTGATGTCGATCGTCGGCGATGACGTCCGTCGGCACCCCGACGTGATGTTGCGCCGCATCGACGCTCTGCTCACCCGGGCCGCCGCAGCGTGAGCGCTCACGTATGTACGGATGCGACGCGGAAATTCGTACCGGAGTGAGCGCTCGGCCTACCGGCGGCACACCCTAAGCTGTTGCAAGTGGCGATCTCCAAAGTCGAACGGCTGATGAACCTCGTGATCGCGCTCCTGTCGACCCGCACCTTCATCACCGCCGAGCGGATCCGCGAAACGGTCTACGGCTACTCGGACAGCGCCAGCGACGAGGCGTTCTCCCGCATGTTCGAGCGCGACAAGAACGAGTTGCGCGATCTGGGCATCCCGCTGGAGACCGGCCGGGTCTCGCAGTACGACCCCACCGAGGGCTACCGCATCAACCGCGACGCCTACGCGCTGCCCGCGGTCGAACTGACTGCCGACGAAGCCGCCGCCGTCGCCGTGGCCACGCAGCTGTGGGAGTCGCCGGAACTCATCACCGCCACCCAGAACGCGCTGCTCAAACTGCGCGCCGCGGGCATCGACATCGACGCCGTCGACGCCGCCCCCACGATCACCTCGACCGCGGCGCTGCCTGGACTGCGCGGATCGGAGGATGTGCTGGGAATCCTCTTGTCCGCCATCGACAACGGGCAGGCGGTGCAGTTCCCGCACCGGCCGTCGCGCACCGAGCCGTACACCATCCGCACGGTCGAACCGTGGGGCGTGCTGACCGACCGGGGCCGGTGGTACCTCGTCGGCCACGACCGCGACCGAGACGCGACCCGCACGTTCCGGTTGTCGCGCATCGGCGCCGAGGTCACACCGATCGGGCCGCGCGGCGCGGTGCAGCGGCCGAAAGACGCCAACCTGCGCGAAATCGTCGAGCGGGCGGTCGGGGAGTGGCCGTCGGGCGGACAGGCCAGGGTGTGGATCGCCGACGGGCGCGGCACCGCACTGCGCCGACGCGCGACGGCGACCGAACCGCACACCCTCGACGGCCGGACCGGTGAGGTGATCACGATCGACGTCGGCATGTTCGACCGGTTGGCCCGCGAAGTCGCCAGCTACGGTCCCGACGCGGTCGCGCTGGAGCCGCAGTCGCTGCGCGACGACGTGGTGGCGCGGCTGCGGGCGCAGGCGGGAGTGAACGCGATATGAGCACCGTTTCGACGCGGCTGGTGCGGCTGCTCAACATGGTCCCGTACTTCCAGGCCAACCCGCGAATCACCTACGCCGAGGCGGCCTCCGATCTAGGTGTCAGCGAGAAGCAGCTGCGCGACGACCTCAACCAGCTGTGGATGTGCGGTCTGCCCGGCTACGGCCCCGGCGACCTGATCGACTTCGAATTCTCCGGCGACACAATCGAAGTGACGTTCACCGCGGGCATCGACCATCCGCTGCGGCTGACCTCGCCGGAGGCGACGGGGGTGCTGGTCGCGTTGCGGGCGCTCGCC
The window above is part of the Mycolicibacterium rutilum genome. Proteins encoded here:
- the pafA gene encoding Pup--protein ligase, whose protein sequence is MQRRIMGIETEFGVTCTFHGHRRLSPDEVARYLFRRVVSWGRSSNVFLRNGARLYLDVGSHPEYATAECDNLTQLVTHDRAGERVLEDLLIDAEQRLADEGIGGDIYLFKNNTDSAGNSYGCHENYLIVRAGEFSRISDVLLPFLVTRQLICGAGKVLQTPKAATFCLSQRAEHIWEGVSSATTRSRPIINTRDEPHADAEKYRRLHVIVGDSNMCEATTMLKVGTASLVLEMIEAGIAFRDFSLDNPIRAIREVSHDLTGRRPVRLAGGRQASALDIQREYYSRAVEYLQSREPNTQIQQVVDLWGRQLDAVESQDFAKVDTEIDWVIKRKLFQRYQDRYNMELSDPKISQLDLAYHDIKRGRGVFDLLQRKGLATRITTDEDIEAAVNTPPQTTRAKLRGEFISAAQEAGRDFTVDWVHLKLNDQAQRTVLCKDPFRSVDERVKRLIASM
- a CDS encoding endonuclease domain-containing protein, whose amino-acid sequence is MPPELRAVLAAQGGVATSAQILSHLSRRGLQRLLRTRELVKIFPNIYSAGEADPWTRLRGLDLRCGEPVAACLGTAAAMFGFDTEDVTDLHVLNPQGCLLRDQPGLTVHRRDGAPLTVENGRLLTTPAWTAVEVARALRRPRALATLDAALRSLTCDRAELRAAALAQAGRRGIVTVRELIELARSEAESPMESEARLVMVDGGLPEPELQYKIFDRDGRLWRVDFAWPDLRVVVEYDGFDWHSSPEDLRRDRQKRAALEEIDWRVMSIVGDDVRRHPDVMLRRIDALLTRAAAA
- a CDS encoding helix-turn-helix transcriptional regulator: MAISKVERLMNLVIALLSTRTFITAERIRETVYGYSDSASDEAFSRMFERDKNELRDLGIPLETGRVSQYDPTEGYRINRDAYALPAVELTADEAAAVAVATQLWESPELITATQNALLKLRAAGIDIDAVDAAPTITSTAALPGLRGSEDVLGILLSAIDNGQAVQFPHRPSRTEPYTIRTVEPWGVLTDRGRWYLVGHDRDRDATRTFRLSRIGAEVTPIGPRGAVQRPKDANLREIVERAVGEWPSGGQARVWIADGRGTALRRRATATEPHTLDGRTGEVITIDVGMFDRLAREVASYGPDAVALEPQSLRDDVVARLRAQAGVNAI